In one window of Opitutus sp. GAS368 DNA:
- a CDS encoding prepilin-type N-terminal cleavage/methylation domain-containing protein, producing the protein MTISTPRTDSRPAGLATPKRAPRAREGGFTLVEVLIAATLSTLVLAGVLSAFLFLARTSFRSSGYSEMEAEVRRGLDIFARDTRNATDVHWNSAQSITLTVGGLPVTYAYDSDPASGTYGSFYRLADSTGQSRTVLVHSVAPDFVFNRYKLEQPGVSDNTAGNDSETKLLQLTLRAVRTNVATTGASNAATSARFMLRNKRVAN; encoded by the coding sequence ATGACTATTTCTACACCACGCACTGATTCCCGCCCCGCCGGGCTTGCCACGCCGAAGCGCGCACCGCGCGCGCGCGAAGGCGGGTTCACCCTCGTCGAGGTGCTGATCGCCGCGACCCTCAGCACGTTGGTGCTCGCGGGCGTGCTGAGTGCCTTCCTGTTTCTCGCCCGCACGAGCTTTCGCTCCAGCGGCTACAGCGAGATGGAGGCCGAGGTGCGGCGCGGACTGGACATCTTTGCCCGCGACACCCGCAACGCCACGGACGTGCACTGGAACAGCGCGCAAAGCATCACGCTGACCGTCGGCGGCCTGCCCGTGACCTATGCCTATGACAGCGACCCCGCGAGCGGCACTTATGGCAGCTTCTACCGCCTCGCGGACAGCACCGGCCAGTCCCGCACCGTGCTGGTCCACAGCGTCGCACCGGATTTCGTCTTCAACCGCTACAAGCTCGAACAACCGGGCGTGAGCGACAACACCGCCGGCAACGACAGCGAGACCAAGCTGCTGCAGCTCACCCTGCGCGCCGTGCGCACCAATGTCGCCACCACCGGAGCCAGCAATGCCGCGACCTCCGCCCGCTTCATGCTGCGCAACAAAAGGGTCGCCAATTGA
- a CDS encoding response regulator transcription factor, translated as MTAIAPKSIEILIVDDSELVRTGLKTLLDAHARTTGTLLRMVGEASTANGAVTEASRLKPDVVLMDIRLPDGSGLEACRKILAGVPDTKVLILTSVIDDNLVYDAMSSGAHGYLLKEINAQGLSQAIVDVAAGKFILDPTVTTHVLNLVRSGSNPPTEHDKLATLSAQERRVLALVAEGKTNKEVAESMGLSDKTVKNYLSNIFEKLKISRRSQAAVLYTASRGPGK; from the coding sequence ATGACTGCTATCGCCCCGAAATCCATCGAGATCCTGATCGTCGACGACAGCGAACTGGTACGCACCGGCCTCAAAACCCTGCTCGATGCCCACGCCCGCACCACCGGCACCCTGCTCCGCATGGTCGGCGAGGCCAGCACGGCCAATGGCGCCGTCACCGAGGCCAGCCGGCTCAAGCCCGACGTCGTGCTCATGGACATCCGCCTGCCCGACGGCTCCGGCCTGGAGGCCTGCCGCAAGATTCTGGCCGGCGTGCCCGACACCAAGGTGCTTATCCTGACCTCCGTCATCGACGACAACCTGGTTTACGATGCCATGAGCAGCGGCGCCCACGGTTACCTGCTCAAGGAGATCAATGCCCAGGGACTCAGCCAGGCCATCGTGGACGTGGCCGCCGGAAAGTTCATCCTCGATCCCACCGTCACGACGCACGTGCTCAATCTCGTGCGCAGTGGCAGCAACCCGCCCACCGAGCACGACAAGCTCGCGACGCTGTCCGCCCAGGAGCGGCGCGTCCTTGCCCTGGTGGCGGAGGGCAAGACCAATAAGGAAGTCGCGGAGTCGATGGGCTTGAGCGACAAAACGGTCAAAAATTATCTCAGCAATATCTTCGAGAAGCTGAAAATCAGCCGGCGCTCCCAGGCCGCCGTCCTCTACACGGCGAGTCGCGGGCCGGGTAAGTAA
- a CDS encoding prepilin-type N-terminal cleavage/methylation domain-containing protein, which translates to MTSSHYNITGRRSNRRAGFTLVEVLMAMSLSLMVLAGTLTAFLMLLRSGIRVSNYSMMESQTRRAFEQLGVDARMANGYASIFTNGTITACTFTIPSEDLSTISQVTYGFDHSNSANGKFFSVPGNDPTATTGRVDLVQYVTSLTFNRYDSTSTLIPASTTSDSGIKHIQVSINVSRGTLGVAATTQVIRSSAFTIRNITI; encoded by the coding sequence ATGACTTCATCGCACTATAACATCACCGGCCGCCGGTCGAACCGCCGCGCGGGTTTCACGCTCGTCGAGGTGCTGATGGCCATGTCGCTCAGCCTGATGGTCCTGGCCGGCACGCTGACGGCCTTCCTCATGCTCCTGCGCAGCGGCATCCGGGTGAGCAACTACTCGATGATGGAATCGCAAACCCGCCGGGCTTTCGAACAGCTGGGCGTCGATGCGCGCATGGCCAACGGCTACGCCTCGATCTTCACCAACGGCACGATCACCGCCTGCACCTTTACGATTCCGAGCGAGGATCTGAGCACGATCTCGCAGGTCACCTATGGTTTCGACCACAGCAACAGCGCCAACGGGAAATTTTTCTCGGTGCCGGGCAACGACCCCACGGCCACGACGGGCCGCGTGGACCTCGTGCAATACGTCACCTCCCTGACCTTCAACCGCTACGACTCCACGAGCACCCTGATTCCCGCCAGCACGACCAGTGACAGCGGCATCAAGCACATCCAGGTTTCAATCAACGTCAGCCGCGGGACCTTGGGCGTGGCCGCGACCACCCAGGTCATCCGCTCCTCCGCGTTCACCATCCGCAACATCACCATATGA
- a CDS encoding TolC family protein, with protein sequence MSTPRRLFGLLFSSVLTLSSFAQSAPMDAVGGEKIGLNDAIQRALAKNFSIKVDGFSTAIASAQVTEALGKFDPVFNGSYTYAESFNPALADATTGLRPPPSFSKSDTADFNLGGVLPWGMTYKFDANSLNSRGTFNGYIDNYNTFAGISGTQPLLRNFGFGPTLASIRIAQVNRGISQWAFRQSVMDTISQVIFAYYDLNFSYANLHSAVRSKELAMQLVDENRKRFKVGNMSEYDVGVAESRAATRDESILFAQRAVQAAEYALKQLITDDKTPGLLAQRIAIEPPPPPPIVIVDAATDFHTALQKRPDYQQAKLALKRDGISARLQRNQLLPRVDLVGSYGYNGYDTDLRTSRQQVRSEDYHAYSWGVVVSVPLTFTTERGRYRAAKMQERQSATILAEVEQGIVVSVGNAAGQIETNQKRVQSTRHARELAQATLDAEVKRLRAGTSTTFQVAQQQEIVSGAEVSEARAQADYAKALAEYDRQLGVTLEKLNINVEPPR encoded by the coding sequence ATGTCCACCCCACGGCGCCTTTTTGGCCTGCTTTTTTCCTCAGTCCTCACGCTTTCCAGCTTTGCGCAATCCGCCCCCATGGATGCCGTCGGTGGGGAAAAGATCGGCCTGAACGACGCCATCCAGCGCGCGTTGGCCAAAAATTTCTCGATCAAGGTCGACGGTTTCAGCACCGCGATTGCGTCCGCCCAGGTCACCGAGGCCTTGGGCAAATTCGACCCGGTGTTCAACGGCAGCTACACTTACGCCGAGAGCTTCAATCCCGCGCTCGCCGACGCCACCACCGGCCTCCGCCCCCCGCCCAGCTTCTCCAAGTCCGACACCGCGGACTTCAACCTCGGCGGCGTGCTGCCCTGGGGCATGACCTACAAGTTCGACGCCAACAGCCTCAATTCCCGCGGCACCTTCAACGGCTACATCGACAACTACAACACGTTCGCCGGCATCTCCGGCACCCAACCCCTCCTGCGCAACTTCGGCTTCGGTCCCACGCTCGCCTCCATCCGCATCGCCCAGGTCAACCGCGGCATCAGCCAGTGGGCTTTCCGGCAGTCGGTGATGGATACCATCTCCCAGGTCATTTTCGCCTACTACGATCTCAATTTCTCCTACGCCAACCTCCACAGCGCCGTCCGCTCCAAGGAACTCGCCATGCAGCTGGTCGACGAGAACCGGAAGCGCTTCAAGGTCGGCAACATGTCCGAATACGATGTCGGCGTCGCCGAATCGCGCGCCGCGACCCGCGATGAGAGCATCCTGTTTGCCCAGCGCGCGGTGCAGGCCGCCGAGTATGCCCTCAAGCAGCTCATCACCGACGACAAGACCCCGGGCCTGCTCGCGCAGCGCATCGCCATCGAACCCCCGCCCCCCCCGCCCATCGTCATCGTGGACGCCGCCACGGATTTCCACACCGCGCTGCAGAAGCGCCCCGATTATCAGCAGGCGAAGCTCGCCCTCAAGCGCGACGGCATCAGCGCCCGCTTGCAGCGCAACCAGCTCCTGCCCCGCGTCGACCTCGTCGGCAGTTACGGCTACAATGGCTATGATACCGATCTGCGCACCAGCCGCCAGCAGGTGAGGAGCGAGGACTACCACGCCTACAGTTGGGGCGTCGTCGTGTCCGTGCCGCTCACCTTCACCACCGAGCGCGGCCGCTACCGGGCCGCCAAGATGCAGGAGCGCCAGTCCGCAACCATCCTCGCAGAGGTCGAACAGGGCATCGTGGTCAGCGTCGGCAACGCCGCCGGCCAGATCGAGACCAACCAGAAGCGCGTGCAGTCCACCCGCCATGCGCGCGAACTGGCCCAGGCCACCCTCGACGCCGAGGTCAAGCGTCTCCGCGCCGGCACGAGCACCACCTTCCAGGTCGCCCAGCAGCAGGAAATCGTCTCCGGCGCCGAAGTGAGCGAAGCCCGCGCCCAGGCGGACTACGCGAAGGCCCTCGCCGAATATGACCGCCAACTCGGCGTCACGCTGGAGAAGCTCAACATCAACGTCGAGCCGCCCAGGTAG
- a CDS encoding MBL fold metallo-hydrolase — protein sequence MPRIPLEDNFTDVIGKAQRGLKLGDDALAAAANIPVADLRAVQQGEVRENTLLALARPLGLERNALLALARREWYPEQPIFKRGFAMFNTPFEDLTVNSYLVWDAKTRLAAAFDTGTDARGMLDTISSEGLTLRNIFLTHTHPDHIADIHRLAATGAQIWASELEPLGRLGAQTFQENAHFHLGELAIKTLFTWGHSPGMTTFFVTGLAWPLAIVGDALFAGSMGGSSTHFDMQLRNNQQKILKLPADTVLACGHGPLTTLKQERQHNPFYARRHAP from the coding sequence ATGCCGCGCATTCCCCTCGAGGACAATTTCACCGACGTCATCGGCAAGGCCCAACGGGGGCTCAAGCTGGGCGACGACGCCCTGGCCGCCGCCGCCAACATCCCCGTCGCCGACCTGCGCGCCGTGCAGCAAGGCGAGGTCCGGGAGAACACCCTCCTCGCCCTCGCCCGCCCCCTCGGCCTCGAGCGCAACGCCCTCCTCGCCCTCGCCCGGCGCGAATGGTATCCCGAGCAGCCGATCTTCAAGCGCGGCTTCGCCATGTTCAACACCCCCTTCGAGGACTTGACCGTGAACAGCTACCTCGTCTGGGACGCGAAGACCCGGCTCGCCGCCGCCTTCGATACCGGCACCGACGCCCGGGGCATGCTCGACACGATCTCGTCCGAGGGCCTGACGCTGCGCAACATCTTCCTCACCCACACGCACCCCGACCACATCGCCGACATCCACCGGCTGGCCGCCACGGGCGCGCAGATCTGGGCGAGCGAACTCGAGCCGCTCGGCCGCCTCGGCGCCCAGACCTTCCAGGAAAACGCGCACTTCCACCTCGGAGAGCTCGCGATCAAGACCCTTTTCACCTGGGGCCACTCCCCGGGCATGACGACGTTCTTCGTCACCGGTCTCGCGTGGCCGCTGGCCATCGTGGGCGACGCGCTGTTCGCCGGCTCGATGGGCGGCAGTTCCACCCATTTTGACATGCAGCTGCGCAACAACCAGCAGAAGATTCTCAAGCTGCCGGCCGACACCGTGCTCGCGTGCGGTCACGGGCCGCTCACGACCCTGAAGCAGGAAAGGCAGCACAACCCTTTCTACGCCCGGCGTCATGCCCCGTGA
- a CDS encoding transporter substrate-binding domain-containing protein, whose translation MTRSSRLIPLLLALALRLTGAEPATMQVLMESGSQPFSYLNDQGRPDGFAVDLLSAIAADQGLRVEFDLRPWQMVYADFQQGRGDVLGLVAWSEERAALMDFSLPYEKLVGGVYQRKDRPVLSTVADLAGKRVAVIKNALTHEYARHQAWQADIRPFDSFEECLRSVENGDCDVLLGMQLVTDYQIRLLKLKQVVPSELNFPEISYSLRFAVHPGQKALLAKINQGLYNLRLSREHDVLHERWLGPLEPQKLRWHDAQPFLPPVTVFFVAALAVLLWQRRLLRRVSSQARAIRENEERLQLVFEGSQDGFWDWDVTSGHILRSPRWAGMLGYTLEEIGGGRKSFLDRVHPDDLPRVLADIKLMEEGKDHYAHEFRMRAKSGEWKWILDRGKVVARDPATGNPLRITGTHTDITARKLAEETADRLEQKMQETQKLESLGVLAGGIAHDFNNLLSVVLGNASLARLEAAETPVNAARLDSIVTAANRAAELCRQLLAYAGKGRFSLTRLSLNELVTETTRLLELSISKQARLEFALAPAVPAIEGDASQLRQIIMNLVINASEALGENNPGTIRLATTVVTLPRPGALDSGPVAELAPGEYACMEISDTGCGMPPEVLARIFDPFFTTKFTGRGLGLAAVLGIVRTHQGALQVTSTAGRGSTFHIYLPVSQTQTNPPFPRTETASAAI comes from the coding sequence ATGACCCGGTCGAGCCGCCTCATTCCCCTTCTCCTGGCCTTGGCCCTGCGGCTGACGGGCGCGGAACCGGCGACAATGCAGGTCCTGATGGAGAGCGGCAGCCAGCCCTTTTCCTACCTCAATGACCAGGGCCGCCCCGACGGCTTCGCCGTGGATCTGCTCAGTGCCATTGCCGCGGACCAGGGGCTGCGCGTGGAATTTGACCTGCGCCCCTGGCAGATGGTCTATGCGGATTTTCAACAAGGCCGCGGTGATGTCCTCGGGCTCGTGGCCTGGTCCGAGGAGCGCGCCGCCTTGATGGATTTTTCCCTGCCCTACGAGAAGCTCGTCGGCGGGGTCTATCAGCGCAAGGACCGCCCGGTGTTGAGCACCGTCGCCGACCTGGCGGGCAAACGCGTGGCCGTGATCAAGAACGCCCTCACCCACGAGTATGCGCGCCACCAGGCCTGGCAGGCGGACATCCGGCCCTTCGACTCCTTCGAGGAGTGCCTGCGGTCCGTGGAAAATGGCGACTGCGACGTCCTGCTCGGGATGCAACTCGTCACGGATTACCAGATCCGGCTGCTGAAACTGAAGCAGGTGGTGCCGAGCGAGCTGAATTTTCCGGAGATCAGCTACAGTCTCCGCTTCGCGGTGCACCCGGGCCAGAAGGCCTTGCTCGCGAAGATCAACCAGGGACTCTACAACCTGCGGTTGAGCCGCGAGCACGATGTCCTTCATGAGCGGTGGCTTGGGCCGCTCGAGCCCCAGAAACTGCGTTGGCACGACGCCCAGCCGTTCCTGCCGCCGGTGACCGTCTTCTTTGTGGCCGCGCTGGCCGTGCTGCTCTGGCAGCGCCGGCTGCTGCGCCGGGTGTCCAGCCAGGCCCGCGCCATCCGCGAGAACGAGGAGCGGCTGCAGCTGGTCTTCGAGGGCAGCCAGGACGGATTCTGGGACTGGGACGTCACCTCCGGGCACATCCTGCGCAGCCCGCGCTGGGCCGGCATGCTGGGCTACACCCTCGAGGAGATCGGCGGCGGCCGGAAATCCTTCCTTGACCGGGTCCACCCCGACGACCTGCCGCGCGTCCTGGCCGACATCAAGCTCATGGAGGAGGGCAAGGACCACTACGCCCACGAATTCCGCATGCGGGCCAAATCCGGCGAGTGGAAATGGATCCTCGACCGCGGCAAGGTCGTCGCCCGCGATCCGGCGACCGGCAACCCGCTCCGCATCACCGGCACGCACACCGACATCACGGCGCGCAAACTGGCCGAGGAGACGGCGGACCGGCTGGAGCAGAAGATGCAGGAGACCCAGAAGCTGGAAAGCCTCGGCGTGCTGGCCGGCGGCATCGCCCACGATTTCAACAACCTCCTGAGTGTCGTGTTGGGCAATGCCTCACTCGCCCGCCTCGAAGCCGCCGAGACCCCCGTCAACGCCGCCCGCCTCGACAGCATCGTCACCGCCGCCAACCGCGCCGCCGAACTCTGCCGCCAGCTGCTGGCCTACGCCGGCAAGGGCCGCTTCTCCCTCACCCGCCTCAGCCTCAACGAACTCGTCACCGAGACCACCCGGCTGCTGGAGCTTTCCATCAGCAAGCAGGCGCGGCTCGAGTTCGCCCTGGCTCCGGCCGTGCCGGCCATCGAGGGCGACGCCTCCCAGCTCCGCCAGATCATCATGAATCTGGTGATCAACGCCTCCGAAGCCCTCGGCGAAAACAACCCCGGCACCATCCGCCTCGCCACCACCGTGGTGACCCTGCCCCGGCCCGGCGCCCTGGATTCCGGGCCGGTCGCCGAGCTCGCGCCCGGCGAATACGCCTGCATGGAAATTTCCGACACCGGCTGTGGCATGCCGCCCGAGGTGCTCGCGCGGATCTTCGACCCCTTCTTCACCACCAAATTCACCGGCCGCGGCCTGGGCCTGGCCGCCGTCCTGGGCATCGTGCGCACGCACCAGGGTGCGCTCCAGGTCACCAGCACCGCGGGCCGGGGCTCCACCTTCCATATCTATCTGCCGGTCTCGCAGACCCAGACCAATCCTCCCTTCCCGCGGACAGAGACGGCGAGCGCCGCGATATGA
- a CDS encoding MFS transporter, with translation MSAGRRDPYAAMRHPGYSRYLVGFFLSNTGRQAMSVAIAWQIYRWTNSATALGLVGLVNVIPLIALVLPAGVLADRLDRRRLVAWTMGASGLFSLALLLVSRYHAALPDLAPLRGANSLLRSIALVFEHHTDPAALHFTDPALPVIFALLFLQSIARVLGNPARAALVPLLVPTSAVSNAVTWSASAFELSTVIGPALGGFLVAGAGFDAVYLIDFIAAVAFALLLRGVQHHAAPRRTAAGPEPDMFAGVRFIWQRQPILAAISLDLFAVLLGGAVALLPIYADRILHVGPAGLGWLRAAPALGAITMAFLVTHLPPAKRPGLGMLWSVAGFGAAIVLFGLSTHFWLSLLALYLSGVCDNFSVVVRHTLVQLMTPDALRGRVTAFNQLFIGSSNEISELRAGLAAALFGPVAAAAGGGVGTILVVVVVTLALPALRTVPPLPTLKSEDEKVAPGG, from the coding sequence ATGAGCGCCGGCAGGCGCGATCCTTACGCCGCGATGCGCCATCCCGGCTACTCGCGCTACCTCGTCGGATTTTTCCTCTCCAACACGGGCCGGCAGGCGATGAGCGTCGCCATCGCGTGGCAAATCTACCGGTGGACTAATTCCGCCACCGCGCTCGGCCTGGTCGGGCTGGTGAACGTCATTCCCCTGATCGCGCTCGTGCTGCCCGCCGGGGTGCTCGCCGACCGGCTTGACCGGCGCCGGCTCGTGGCCTGGACCATGGGGGCCTCGGGACTGTTCTCCCTGGCGCTGCTGCTGGTCAGCCGCTACCACGCGGCGCTGCCGGACCTCGCCCCGCTGCGGGGAGCCAACAGCCTGCTCCGGTCCATCGCGCTGGTGTTCGAACATCACACCGACCCGGCGGCGTTGCACTTCACCGACCCGGCGCTGCCCGTCATTTTCGCCCTGCTGTTCCTCCAATCCATCGCCCGGGTGCTGGGCAATCCCGCCCGGGCGGCGCTGGTGCCGCTGCTCGTGCCGACCAGCGCGGTGAGCAACGCCGTCACCTGGAGTGCCAGTGCCTTCGAACTCTCCACCGTGATCGGCCCCGCGCTCGGCGGCTTCCTTGTCGCCGGCGCCGGTTTCGACGCCGTCTACCTGATCGATTTCATCGCCGCGGTCGCCTTCGCCCTGCTGCTGCGCGGGGTGCAACACCACGCGGCCCCGCGCCGGACCGCCGCCGGGCCGGAGCCCGACATGTTCGCGGGCGTGCGCTTCATCTGGCAACGCCAGCCCATCCTCGCGGCCATCTCGCTCGACCTGTTCGCCGTCCTGCTCGGCGGTGCGGTCGCGCTGCTGCCCATCTACGCCGACCGGATCCTGCACGTCGGCCCGGCCGGGCTCGGCTGGCTGCGCGCCGCGCCCGCCCTCGGCGCCATCACCATGGCCTTCCTCGTCACGCACCTGCCGCCCGCGAAACGCCCCGGCCTCGGCATGCTCTGGTCGGTCGCCGGTTTCGGCGCCGCCATCGTGCTGTTCGGCCTTTCCACCCATTTCTGGCTGTCGCTCCTCGCCCTCTACCTCAGCGGCGTGTGCGACAATTTCAGCGTCGTCGTCCGCCACACCCTCGTGCAGCTGATGACCCCCGACGCGCTGCGCGGTCGGGTCACGGCGTTCAACCAGCTGTTCATCGGCTCCTCGAACGAGATTTCCGAACTGCGCGCCGGCCTGGCGGCGGCCCTGTTCGGCCCGGTGGCCGCGGCGGCCGGCGGCGGAGTCGGCACCATCCTGGTCGTCGTGGTCGTGACGCTGGCCCTGCCGGCGCTGCGCACGGTGCCGCCCCTGCCCACGCTGAAATCCGAGGACGAAAAAGTCGCTCCGGGCGGGTAA
- a CDS encoding type II toxin-antitoxin system RelB/DinJ family antitoxin, with amino-acid sequence MATVQFRARIDRNLKKKSDAVLKGLGLDAGSFVSMALTQLVNRRGIPFAVSESDAGYFASEYGLSSAQSAKAGAAMSKDTARARRTGKLREITDVADLAP; translated from the coding sequence ATGGCAACTGTTCAATTCCGAGCCCGCATTGATCGTAACCTGAAGAAGAAGAGCGACGCTGTCCTCAAGGGCCTTGGCTTGGACGCAGGTTCGTTCGTCTCCATGGCTTTGACTCAGCTCGTCAATCGCCGCGGCATCCCCTTTGCCGTCTCTGAGTCAGATGCGGGCTACTTTGCCTCAGAATACGGGCTTAGTTCCGCCCAAAGCGCCAAGGCGGGCGCGGCCATGAGCAAAGACACGGCCCGCGCCCGGCGCACGGGCAAACTGCGCGAGATTACCGATGTGGCCGACCTCGCCCCATGA
- a CDS encoding prepilin-type N-terminal cleavage/methylation domain-containing protein, producing MHIRSTKGFTLVEIMIVVVIIGLLAAMAIPAFQKVRQSSQDKTVLNNARQLSAAADQYFLENGVSTVASTSLIGATNYVKAINTVAQESYPAGFTQGVTITISGVAGARTVTYAP from the coding sequence ATGCATATCCGTTCCACCAAGGGCTTCACGCTCGTTGAAATCATGATCGTCGTGGTCATCATCGGCCTCCTGGCCGCCATGGCCATTCCCGCGTTCCAGAAGGTCCGCCAGTCCTCGCAGGACAAAACGGTCCTCAACAACGCCCGCCAGCTGTCGGCGGCCGCCGACCAATACTTCCTGGAGAACGGTGTCTCCACCGTTGCTTCGACGAGCCTCATCGGCGCGACGAACTACGTGAAGGCCATCAACACGGTCGCGCAGGAGTCCTACCCGGCCGGCTTCACCCAAGGCGTGACGATCACGATCTCCGGCGTCGCCGGGGCCCGCACCGTGACCTACGCTCCGTAA
- a CDS encoding ParA family protein — MACTVFTIANQKGGVGKTTTAVNLAAALAERKIHTLVVDLDPQANATSALGVEKFEGKSLYRPLHGEGSAFEMLTPTQWPHLALIPSEVDLAAIEIELAQQPNYLMRLRTVLEPLRSSGGYRAIIIDCPPALGMLSMNSLAAADHLLIALQCEYMALEGLGQILKVVDRLKNAGVNPTLDVGGIIMTMYDSRINLAKQVVEEVRSHLPDKIFDTLIPRTVRLSEAPSFGKPIFAYDPHGPGATAYRALGKEVAERFGLKENGGA; from the coding sequence ATGGCCTGCACCGTTTTCACCATCGCCAACCAGAAAGGCGGCGTCGGCAAGACCACCACCGCGGTCAACCTCGCGGCCGCCCTCGCCGAGCGCAAGATCCACACCCTCGTCGTGGACCTCGACCCGCAGGCCAACGCCACCAGCGCCCTCGGGGTCGAGAAGTTTGAGGGCAAGAGCCTTTACCGTCCGCTGCACGGCGAAGGCAGCGCCTTCGAGATGCTGACGCCCACGCAGTGGCCCCACCTCGCGCTGATCCCGTCCGAGGTGGACCTCGCCGCCATCGAGATCGAGCTGGCCCAGCAACCGAATTACCTCATGCGCCTCCGCACGGTGCTCGAGCCGCTGCGCAGCTCCGGCGGCTACCGGGCCATCATCATCGACTGCCCGCCCGCGCTCGGCATGCTCTCGATGAACTCCCTCGCCGCGGCCGACCATCTGCTCATCGCCCTCCAGTGCGAATACATGGCCCTCGAGGGTCTCGGCCAGATCTTGAAGGTCGTCGACCGCCTGAAGAACGCCGGCGTCAACCCCACCCTCGATGTCGGCGGCATCATCATGACGATGTATGACAGCCGCATCAACCTGGCCAAGCAGGTCGTCGAGGAGGTGCGCTCGCACCTGCCGGACAAGATTTTCGACACGCTCATCCCGCGCACGGTCCGGCTCAGCGAGGCGCCCAGCTTTGGCAAGCCCATCTTCGCCTACGACCCGCACGGCCCCGGTGCCACCGCCTACCGCGCCCTCGGCAAGGAGGTCGCGGAGCGTTTTGGACTGAAGGAGAACGGCGGAGCCTAG